In a single window of the Longimicrobiales bacterium genome:
- a CDS encoding aminotransferase class I/II-fold pyridoxal phosphate-dependent enzyme has protein sequence MPVASSLEIPASAHLRATPVVTEPTPTRIELSSPHMGGLEEFLVADAFASNWIAPLGPHVDAFEREFAACVGVRNAVALASGTAALHLALKLAGVRAGDDVFVSTLTFSASANPICYLGAAPVFIDSDRSTWNMDPGLLLDALARRARVNRLPRAVVVVHLYGQSADLDPIMEACTFHGVPVVEDAAESLGALYKGKNPGTFGQSGIFSFNGNKIITTSGGGVLVTDDDALALHARKLATQAREPAPHYEHAEIGYNYRLSNVLAAIGRAQLHLLEDRVAARRANFAFYVEALGHLPGVAFMPEAPWGRHTRWLTCLTVDPCVLGVSREDLRLALAAQNIDARPVWKPMHLQPVFRSCETIGGRVAEDLFAAGLCLPSGSNLSRGDLERVAGVILNTVETARAQPAMSAAG, from the coding sequence GTGCCAGTAGCGAGCTCACTCGAGATCCCAGCCAGTGCGCACCTGCGCGCTACACCGGTCGTCACGGAACCGACGCCGACACGCATCGAGCTGTCGTCGCCACACATGGGCGGGCTCGAGGAGTTCCTGGTGGCGGATGCGTTCGCGAGCAACTGGATCGCGCCGCTCGGCCCGCACGTGGATGCATTCGAGCGTGAGTTTGCCGCGTGTGTCGGCGTGCGCAACGCGGTGGCGCTGGCGAGCGGGACCGCGGCGCTGCACCTCGCCCTGAAGCTGGCCGGGGTGCGTGCGGGCGACGACGTCTTCGTGAGCACGCTCACGTTCTCGGCGAGCGCGAACCCGATCTGCTACCTGGGTGCGGCGCCCGTGTTCATCGACAGTGACCGGTCGACCTGGAACATGGATCCCGGCCTGCTGCTCGATGCGCTGGCCCGGCGTGCGCGCGTGAACCGGCTGCCGCGCGCTGTGGTCGTGGTGCACCTGTACGGGCAGAGTGCGGACCTCGATCCGATCATGGAGGCGTGCACCTTCCACGGCGTGCCGGTCGTCGAGGATGCCGCTGAAAGCCTGGGCGCTCTCTACAAGGGGAAGAACCCGGGCACATTCGGACAGTCGGGCATCTTCTCGTTCAACGGCAACAAGATCATCACCACGTCGGGCGGTGGTGTGCTGGTGACCGACGATGATGCGCTGGCGCTGCACGCACGCAAGCTGGCGACGCAGGCGCGCGAGCCGGCGCCGCACTACGAGCACGCCGAGATCGGCTACAACTACCGGCTCAGCAACGTCCTCGCCGCGATCGGCCGCGCACAGCTGCACCTGCTCGAGGACCGGGTCGCCGCTCGCCGGGCGAACTTTGCCTTCTACGTCGAGGCGCTGGGGCACCTGCCGGGGGTCGCGTTCATGCCGGAAGCGCCGTGGGGTCGTCACACGCGGTGGCTGACGTGTCTGACCGTCGATCCGTGCGTGCTGGGGGTGAGCCGCGAGGACCTGCGGCTCGCGCTGGCCGCGCAGAACATCGATGCGCGGCCGGTCTGGAAGCCGATGCACCTGCAGCCGGTGTTCCGGTCGTGCGAGACGATCGGCGGCCGGGTCGCCGAAGACCTGTTCGCGGCGGGTCTGTGCCTGCCGTCCGGATCCAACCTGTCGCGTGGGGACCTCGAGCGCGTTGCCGGTGTCATCCTGAACACCGTCGAAACGGCGCGCGCACAGCCAGCAATGAGCGCTGCCGGGTGA
- a CDS encoding SGNH/GDSL hydrolase family protein has translation MQARARALPNITYRYRGVMHDVGSTVTAPPRPSRAALTRTFGAAQAHLRTLSTVRSADVERFGSTALQLGLVLTVIHVFQVEQSFGLTRILPLVFAGFLVNAVLPLAWRRTFLVLLSLGAAWLLFGVEYGTGLIGLGLGLLAVCHLPIRFGARVALLLLAGAVLAGVRAEWIPIPFGRMPRLPTLVLPILGSMFMFRLVVYMYDLRHEKKPATMAERIGYFFMLPNFCFPLFPVVDYSTYRRTYYDRPALDIYEKGVQWIFRGVAHLLLYRIVYLYLVPAPADVQSLGGVVQAMLTTYLLYLRISGQFHLIVGILCLFGHNLPETHRLYFLASSFNDYWRRINIYWKDFMMKLFYYPSLMRARALGVIPAMVIATVVVFAGTWLLHSYQWFWMRGSFPLRATDALFWGILGGLVVINSVREARRGRARTLTRPEVTVRSALSLSARTVGMFVAITVLWSLWSSSTVEEWVTLVAAAGNSGPAAFALLAVALAALIAIGAALQLAGERLRRPAPEGPRPPRWSPVLASAAAAALILVGLPQTRAWLAPPAAGLVASLQDDGLSARDEEMMDRGYYEGLLDADRYTNALATVQALAERPDDWGGAGRVSQVTVPRNDLLDYENRPLYSDVVKLAELNINEFGMRDRAYTLQKPPGVVRIAFLGSSYEAGAGVRDDETYENVVEDRLNRELGEAGVGYEILNFSAAGYTVLHGFLIAEQRAWNFEPDAVLFALHTNEAGGRLLSHLRVIVQRQVANPYPELRELIASTGATADMSEREIERRLQPILPDVARWSLSELAERCRSRGIPCIATFVPTTAQAGGAPADRVAEVMQMAEAAGFTTWTLDGAYGSYSQDQVQLGEWDAHPNVLGHRLLAAGLFDLLVKNPQAWQPQRTDDAAMTAAAQ, from the coding sequence GTGCAGGCACGCGCCCGTGCACTCCCCAACATCACCTACCGGTACCGAGGCGTCATGCACGACGTCGGCTCGACCGTGACCGCGCCGCCGCGCCCATCACGTGCGGCCCTGACGCGCACTTTCGGCGCGGCGCAGGCCCACCTCAGGACTCTGTCGACCGTCCGCTCCGCGGACGTGGAGCGCTTCGGCAGCACCGCACTCCAGCTCGGGCTCGTGCTGACCGTGATCCACGTGTTCCAGGTGGAGCAGTCGTTCGGCCTGACCCGGATCCTTCCGCTCGTGTTCGCCGGCTTCCTCGTCAATGCGGTGCTGCCCCTGGCGTGGCGCCGGACATTCCTCGTGCTGCTCTCGCTTGGGGCGGCGTGGCTCCTGTTCGGCGTGGAGTACGGCACCGGTCTGATCGGGCTCGGGCTGGGCCTGCTGGCAGTCTGTCACCTGCCGATCCGGTTTGGCGCGCGCGTCGCCCTGCTGCTCCTGGCCGGTGCCGTCCTCGCCGGCGTCCGCGCCGAATGGATCCCGATCCCGTTCGGCCGCATGCCGCGCCTGCCCACGCTCGTGCTGCCGATCCTCGGGTCGATGTTCATGTTCCGCCTGGTCGTGTACATGTACGACCTGCGCCACGAGAAGAAGCCGGCGACCATGGCCGAGCGGATCGGCTACTTCTTCATGCTGCCGAACTTCTGCTTCCCGCTGTTCCCGGTGGTCGACTACAGCACGTACCGACGCACGTACTACGACCGCCCGGCGCTGGACATCTACGAGAAGGGCGTGCAGTGGATCTTCCGCGGCGTCGCGCACCTGCTGCTGTACCGGATCGTGTACCTGTACCTGGTGCCGGCGCCCGCCGACGTGCAGAGCCTGGGCGGCGTCGTGCAGGCCATGCTGACTACGTACCTGCTCTACCTGCGCATCTCGGGGCAGTTTCACCTGATCGTCGGCATCCTGTGCCTGTTCGGGCACAACCTGCCGGAAACGCACCGGCTGTACTTCCTCGCATCCAGCTTCAACGACTACTGGCGACGGATCAACATCTACTGGAAGGACTTCATGATGAAGCTCTTCTACTATCCGTCGCTGATGCGTGCGCGCGCGCTCGGGGTCATTCCCGCCATGGTGATCGCGACGGTCGTCGTGTTCGCGGGCACCTGGCTGCTGCACTCCTACCAGTGGTTCTGGATGCGCGGCAGCTTCCCGCTGCGTGCAACCGACGCGCTGTTCTGGGGCATTCTCGGCGGGCTGGTCGTGATCAACTCCGTGCGTGAAGCGCGGCGCGGCCGGGCGCGCACGCTGACGCGACCGGAGGTGACCGTTCGCAGCGCGCTGTCACTGTCGGCCAGGACGGTGGGAATGTTCGTGGCGATCACCGTGCTGTGGTCGCTCTGGAGCAGCTCGACCGTGGAGGAGTGGGTGACGCTCGTCGCCGCCGCCGGCAACAGCGGGCCCGCGGCATTCGCGCTGCTCGCCGTCGCGCTCGCGGCGCTGATCGCGATCGGCGCCGCGCTGCAGCTCGCCGGTGAGCGCCTGCGGCGACCGGCCCCGGAAGGACCACGCCCGCCACGCTGGTCGCCGGTGCTCGCCTCGGCTGCTGCCGCCGCGCTCATCCTGGTCGGGCTGCCCCAGACGCGCGCGTGGCTCGCACCCCCCGCGGCGGGACTCGTCGCCTCCCTGCAGGACGACGGGCTGAGCGCACGCGACGAGGAGATGATGGACCGCGGCTACTACGAGGGGCTGCTGGACGCAGATCGCTATACCAATGCACTCGCCACCGTGCAGGCACTTGCGGAACGGCCCGATGACTGGGGCGGCGCCGGTCGCGTGAGCCAGGTGACCGTGCCGCGCAACGACCTGCTCGACTACGAGAACCGGCCGCTCTACTCCGATGTCGTCAAGCTGGCCGAGCTGAACATCAACGAGTTCGGCATGCGCGACCGCGCCTACACACTGCAGAAGCCGCCCGGCGTCGTGCGCATCGCGTTTCTCGGTTCCTCGTACGAAGCGGGCGCCGGTGTCCGCGACGACGAGACGTACGAGAACGTCGTCGAGGACCGGCTCAACCGTGAGCTCGGCGAAGCGGGTGTGGGCTACGAGATCCTCAACTTCTCCGCCGCCGGCTACACCGTGCTGCACGGCTTCCTGATCGCCGAGCAGCGCGCGTGGAACTTCGAGCCCGATGCCGTGCTGTTCGCGCTGCACACCAACGAGGCCGGCGGTCGTCTGCTCTCGCACCTGCGCGTGATCGTGCAGCGACAGGTGGCGAACCCGTACCCGGAATTGCGCGAGCTGATCGCCAGTACCGGTGCGACGGCGGACATGAGCGAGCGGGAGATCGAGCGGCGGCTGCAGCCGATCCTGCCGGACGTCGCGCGCTGGAGCCTGTCCGAGCTGGCGGAGCGCTGCCGCAGCCGGGGCATCCCCTGCATCGCCACGTTCGTGCCGACCACCGCCCAGGCGGGCGGCGCACCCGCCGATCGCGTCGCCGAAGTGATGCAGATGGCCGAGGCCGCCGGCTTCACCACCTGGACGCTGGACGGCGCCTACGGCAGCTACTCCCAGGACCAGGTCCAGCTCGGCGAATGGGACGCACACCCGAACGTGCTCGGCCACCGGCTGCTCGCAGCGGGGCTTTTCGATCTGCTGGTGAAGAACCCGCAGGCGTGGCAGCCGCAGCGCACCGACGACGCCGCAATGACTGCGGCCGCACAGTGA
- a CDS encoding acyl carrier protein: MEAMNATVKDYILTEFLPGERPDALDESTPLITGGILDSIATVRLVVFLEEQFGVRFQPHEMSPDHLDSIRAITDTVRAKRAEHA; this comes from the coding sequence ATGGAAGCGATGAACGCCACCGTCAAGGATTACATCCTGACCGAGTTCCTGCCGGGCGAGCGCCCCGACGCGCTCGACGAATCGACGCCGCTCATCACGGGCGGGATCCTCGATTCCATCGCGACGGTCCGGCTCGTCGTGTTCCTGGAGGAGCAGTTCGGCGTGCGCTTCCAGCCGCACGAGATGAGTCCTGACCACCTTGACTCGATCCGCGCGATCACCGATACCGTGCGCGCCAAGCGCGCCGAGCACGCATGA
- a CDS encoding amino acid adenylation domain-containing protein, with product MTATRTLHGLLQRSASVSPQAPAVEDPAHDASATYAELSALVAEVRDALTRLGVSRGDRVGLCTPKSIGSVASIFGILECGAAYVPVDASAPVERNAYVFSDCAVRAVIVSRPIVAALEAAVGRTLPVVTELHGTHAYGGDLVVVDYGSGAQAGTAPEYDGELAYILYTSGSTGRPKGVVHTHASALSFVDWCSQVLQPTHHDRFSSHAPFHFDLSILDIYVPLEHGGTLVLIGEELGKQPQVLAPVIAQRRITVWYSTPTILRLLAEYGRMQEHDYSALRLVLFAGEVFPVKHLRALQALWTAPEYYNLYGPTETNVCTYYAVPNPLPAGQTEPCPIGVVCENDRARVVDEHGHDVPKGNEGELCIAGGTVMQAYWNLPERTAQGFHVDSAGERWYRTGDIVREQADGIFIFLGRRDRMVKRRGYRVELGEIEAALYRHPAVAEAAAVAVRDADGGVLIRAYITGREPDAAPSTIELKRFCAGHLPLYMVPDQFSIHASLPKTSTDKVDYQTLLGLA from the coding sequence ATGACCGCCACACGCACGCTGCACGGCCTGCTGCAGCGGTCGGCCAGCGTGTCGCCGCAGGCGCCGGCCGTCGAGGACCCGGCGCATGACGCGTCCGCGACCTACGCAGAGCTCAGTGCACTGGTCGCCGAGGTGCGCGACGCGCTGACCAGGCTCGGCGTCAGCCGCGGCGACCGCGTCGGGCTCTGCACGCCCAAGTCGATCGGCAGCGTCGCCTCCATCTTCGGCATCCTGGAATGCGGGGCCGCCTACGTTCCGGTCGACGCGTCTGCGCCGGTCGAGCGCAACGCCTACGTGTTCTCCGACTGCGCCGTGCGCGCGGTCATCGTTTCGCGCCCGATCGTCGCCGCACTCGAGGCAGCCGTCGGACGCACACTCCCCGTGGTCACGGAGCTGCACGGCACACACGCGTACGGTGGCGACCTGGTCGTCGTCGACTACGGTAGCGGAGCACAGGCCGGCACAGCACCGGAATACGACGGCGAGCTGGCCTACATCCTGTACACGTCGGGCTCCACCGGCCGGCCCAAGGGCGTCGTGCACACGCATGCGAGCGCGCTCAGCTTCGTCGACTGGTGCTCGCAGGTGCTGCAGCCCACGCATCACGACCGCTTCTCCTCGCACGCGCCGTTTCACTTCGACCTCTCGATTCTCGACATCTACGTCCCGCTCGAGCACGGCGGCACGCTGGTCCTGATCGGCGAGGAGCTGGGCAAGCAGCCGCAGGTGCTCGCACCCGTGATCGCGCAGCGGCGCATCACCGTCTGGTACTCGACACCGACCATTCTCCGGCTGCTCGCCGAGTACGGCCGCATGCAGGAGCACGACTACAGCGCTCTGCGCCTGGTGCTGTTCGCCGGCGAGGTGTTCCCGGTCAAACACCTGCGCGCGCTGCAGGCGCTCTGGACGGCACCGGAGTACTACAACCTGTACGGCCCGACCGAGACCAACGTCTGCACGTACTACGCAGTGCCCAACCCGCTGCCGGCCGGGCAGACGGAGCCGTGCCCGATCGGTGTCGTGTGCGAGAACGACCGGGCACGCGTCGTCGACGAGCACGGCCACGATGTGCCGAAGGGGAACGAAGGCGAGCTGTGCATCGCCGGCGGCACGGTCATGCAGGCGTACTGGAACCTGCCGGAGCGGACGGCGCAGGGCTTTCACGTCGACAGCGCGGGCGAGCGCTGGTACCGCACGGGCGACATCGTGCGCGAGCAGGCCGACGGCATCTTCATCTTCCTCGGGCGGCGCGACCGCATGGTCAAGCGACGCGGCTACCGCGTGGAGCTGGGCGAGATCGAGGCCGCACTGTACCGCCACCCCGCGGTCGCGGAAGCGGCCGCCGTGGCGGTCAGGGACGCGGACGGCGGCGTCCTGATCCGCGCGTACATCACCGGCCGTGAGCCCGACGCCGCGCCGTCCACGATCGAGCTGAAGCGCTTCTGTGCCGGTCACCTTCCGCTTTACATGGTGCCCGACCAGTTCTCGATCCACGCGAGCCTGCCCAAGACGTCGACGGACAAGGTCGACTACCAGACGCTGCTGGGACTCGCCTGA
- a CDS encoding acyl-CoA dehydrogenase family protein, producing MDFTISDEHRLLRDEIIRFARNELSPGVIERDRSGVFPRDLWLKCGEMGLQGLPVPEEYGGAGLDPLGTALALEALGYGCEDGGLTFAICAHLLACVVPVWKHGTEEQKQALLPALCSGRMIAVNGMTEPGSGSDAFAMHTQARRNGAGYRLTGRKTFGSNGPVADVALVYALTDATRGYHGGVTAFVVPTASDGFSVGQKFEKMGLRTSPISELVLEDVCVPDDAVLGGVGGGTALFTESMEWERICIAAVHVGTMQRLLEQATSYARTRTAFGRPIGKHQAVAHRLVDMKVRLEASRLLVYRAASRLDHARDIALDASLVKLFVSESLVKSALDAVQTMGGYGFMTEYHVERVLRDAVGSTLYSGTSEIQRNIMAGWMGL from the coding sequence ATGGATTTCACGATCTCCGATGAGCACCGGCTGCTCCGCGACGAGATCATCCGCTTCGCGCGCAACGAGCTGAGCCCCGGCGTGATCGAGCGCGACCGGAGCGGCGTGTTTCCGCGCGACCTGTGGCTGAAGTGCGGCGAGATGGGGCTGCAGGGGCTGCCGGTGCCGGAGGAGTACGGCGGCGCAGGCCTCGACCCGCTCGGCACTGCGCTCGCCCTGGAGGCACTCGGCTACGGCTGCGAGGACGGCGGCCTCACCTTCGCCATCTGCGCCCACCTCCTGGCCTGCGTCGTGCCCGTGTGGAAGCACGGCACGGAGGAACAGAAGCAGGCACTGCTGCCCGCCCTGTGCAGCGGTCGCATGATCGCGGTCAACGGCATGACCGAGCCCGGCTCCGGCTCCGACGCGTTCGCGATGCACACGCAGGCGCGTCGCAATGGCGCGGGGTACAGGCTGACGGGGAGAAAGACGTTCGGCTCCAACGGCCCGGTCGCCGACGTCGCGCTGGTGTACGCGCTCACCGATGCGACCAGGGGCTATCACGGCGGGGTCACGGCGTTCGTCGTGCCGACCGCCAGCGACGGCTTCAGTGTCGGCCAGAAGTTCGAGAAGATGGGGCTGCGCACGTCACCGATCAGCGAGCTGGTGCTCGAGGACGTCTGCGTGCCCGATGACGCGGTGCTGGGCGGAGTGGGCGGCGGCACTGCACTGTTCACCGAGTCCATGGAGTGGGAGCGCATCTGCATCGCCGCGGTGCACGTCGGCACGATGCAGCGGCTGCTCGAGCAGGCGACGTCGTACGCACGCACGCGCACTGCGTTCGGCCGACCGATCGGCAAGCACCAGGCTGTGGCGCACCGGCTGGTGGACATGAAGGTGCGCCTGGAGGCGAGCCGGCTGCTGGTCTACCGTGCCGCGTCGCGGCTCGACCACGCACGCGACATCGCGCTCGACGCATCGCTGGTGAAGCTGTTCGTGAGCGAATCGCTCGTGAAGAGTGCACTGGATGCAGTGCAGACGATGGGTGGCTACGGCTTCATGACGGAGTACCACGTCGAGCGGGTGCTGCGCGACGCGGTGGGCAGCACGCTCTACTCGGGGACGTCGGAGATCCAGCGCAACATCATGGCGGGCTGGATGGGTCTGTAG